One Pseudonocardia abyssalis DNA segment encodes these proteins:
- a CDS encoding FadR/GntR family transcriptional regulator, translating into MTVDDPSARHLGNGSVVQRVENALRDDLAYGRWRPGERLPSEAALARDLGVGRSSLREAIGVLSREGLLVVRQGSGTFAAEHPPRPDVTGLTRDDHAHTSRLVRRARIVEVYQVRRALEVEAARLAAENARPDDVAALKAALDRRQRSVGGDTDAFVEADTEFHRCVVAITGNSLLLALFDQFREPLGHALAALVDQEPLPDTADEHAALFDAISAGDPVAAAAATIENFDVIIELFRTT; encoded by the coding sequence GTGACCGTCGACGACCCGTCCGCCCGCCACCTCGGCAACGGGAGCGTGGTGCAGCGGGTGGAGAACGCGCTGCGCGACGACCTCGCCTACGGCCGGTGGCGGCCCGGCGAGCGGCTGCCGTCCGAGGCGGCACTCGCCCGGGACCTCGGCGTCGGCCGGTCGTCGCTGCGCGAGGCGATCGGGGTGCTCAGCCGCGAGGGGCTGCTGGTCGTCCGGCAGGGGTCCGGGACCTTCGCCGCGGAGCACCCGCCGCGGCCCGACGTCACCGGACTGACGCGCGACGACCACGCGCACACGTCCCGGCTGGTGCGCCGGGCCCGGATCGTGGAGGTCTACCAGGTGCGGCGGGCTCTGGAGGTCGAGGCGGCGCGGCTGGCGGCGGAGAACGCCCGCCCGGACGACGTGGCGGCGCTGAAGGCCGCGCTCGACCGGCGGCAGCGGTCGGTCGGCGGTGACACCGACGCGTTCGTCGAGGCCGACACGGAGTTCCACCGGTGCGTCGTCGCGATCACCGGGAACTCGCTGCTGCTGGCGCTGTTCGACCAGTTCCGGGAACCGCTGGGCCACGCCCTCGCCGCGCTGGTCGACCAGGAGCCGCTGCCGGACACCGCGGACGAGCACGCGGCCCTGTTCGACGCCATCAGCGCGGGCGACCCCGTCGCCGCGGCGGCGGCCACGATCGAGAACTTCGACGTGATCATCGAGCTGTTCCGCACGACGTAG
- a CDS encoding amidohydrolase family protein produces the protein MYEKNGEKYFVVDSHSHFWNAGRENWVPGAEHYAKGWIDCFYGYHQLGPPETHWDYEKFLRPTPEDFERDVFVEGHVDHTVFQSTYLREWYKDGFNTAAQNAALLEKYGDRWIVNGRWDARDGEASWKEFTEDHKRYGFKGVKLYTAEWNGDSRGFKLTDPECYRFLERTQELGIRNIHVHKGPTIWPLDKDAFDVSDVDHAATDFQGLNFIVEHVGLPRIEDFCFMAVQEPNVYAGLSVVVGGLMHARPKMFAKVMGELLFWVGEDKMLFGGDYNIWTPKWQVEGLVDWQMPDDEAFTDYAKLTTATRKKILGLNAARLYDIPVPAELQLAAPEGAMA, from the coding sequence ATGTACGAGAAGAACGGCGAGAAGTACTTCGTCGTCGATTCCCACAGCCACTTCTGGAACGCGGGCCGGGAGAACTGGGTGCCCGGTGCCGAGCACTACGCCAAGGGCTGGATCGACTGCTTCTACGGCTACCACCAGCTCGGCCCGCCGGAGACCCACTGGGACTACGAGAAGTTCCTCCGGCCGACGCCCGAGGACTTCGAGCGGGACGTCTTCGTCGAGGGTCACGTCGACCACACGGTGTTCCAGTCGACCTACCTGCGGGAGTGGTACAAGGACGGCTTCAACACCGCGGCCCAGAACGCGGCGCTGCTCGAGAAGTACGGCGACCGCTGGATCGTCAACGGCCGCTGGGACGCCCGCGACGGCGAGGCGAGCTGGAAGGAGTTCACCGAGGACCACAAGAGGTACGGCTTCAAGGGCGTCAAGCTCTACACGGCGGAGTGGAACGGCGACTCCCGCGGTTTCAAGCTGACCGACCCCGAGTGCTACCGCTTCCTCGAGCGGACCCAGGAGCTCGGGATCCGCAACATCCACGTCCACAAGGGCCCCACGATCTGGCCGCTGGACAAGGACGCGTTCGACGTCTCCGACGTCGACCACGCCGCCACCGACTTCCAGGGCCTCAACTTCATCGTCGAGCACGTCGGCCTGCCGCGCATCGAGGACTTCTGCTTCATGGCGGTGCAGGAGCCCAACGTCTACGCCGGTCTCTCGGTCGTCGTCGGCGGCCTGATGCACGCCCGGCCGAAGATGTTCGCGAAGGTGATGGGCGAGCTGCTGTTCTGGGTCGGCGAGGACAAGATGCTCTTCGGCGGCGACTACAACATCTGGACCCCGAAGTGGCAGGTCGAGGGCCTGGTCGACTGGCAGATGCCCGACGACGAGGCGTTCACCGACTACGCGAAGCTCACCACGGCCACCAGGAAGAAGATCCTGGGCCTCAACGCCGCCCGTCTCTACGACATCCCCGTCCCGGCGGAGCTGCAGCTCGCCGCGCCCGAGGGGGCCATGGCGTGA
- a CDS encoding metal-sulfur cluster assembly factor produces MTALRADVWRALDTVLDPELDEPVTDLDFVESCTVSGDGVAAVVLRLPTFFCAPNFSFLMVADAYDAVSAVPGVTRAEVTLADHHASAEINGGVAAQAGFVGSFEGSSQGEATAELDELRRAFFRKAALAGQDRVARPLVDAGAGPDELAGTVLGDLPPSAELDRMRHRRSVLGLPHDDDAPLLVHADGSGVTSGQVPLHLRRARLQRVGIEANGAYCSSLLQKRYPVAGS; encoded by the coding sequence GTGACCGCCCTGCGCGCCGACGTCTGGCGCGCGCTGGACACGGTGCTCGACCCCGAGCTGGACGAGCCCGTCACCGATCTCGACTTCGTCGAGTCGTGCACCGTGTCCGGGGACGGGGTGGCCGCCGTCGTCCTGCGGCTGCCCACGTTCTTCTGCGCGCCGAACTTCTCGTTCCTCATGGTCGCCGACGCCTACGACGCGGTGTCGGCGGTCCCGGGCGTGACCCGCGCCGAGGTCACGCTGGCCGACCACCACGCGTCGGCCGAGATCAACGGCGGTGTCGCGGCGCAGGCGGGGTTCGTCGGTTCCTTCGAGGGGTCCTCCCAGGGCGAGGCCACGGCCGAGCTCGACGAGTTGCGCCGGGCGTTCTTCCGCAAGGCGGCGCTGGCGGGGCAGGACAGGGTCGCCCGGCCACTGGTCGACGCCGGGGCGGGGCCGGACGAGCTGGCCGGCACGGTCCTCGGTGACCTGCCGCCGTCGGCAGAGCTGGACCGGATGCGGCACCGCCGCTCCGTGCTGGGCCTGCCGCACGACGACGACGCCCCGTTGCTGGTGCACGCCGACGGCAGCGGCGTCACCTCCGGGCAGGTGCCGCTGCACCTGCGGCGGGCGCGGCTGCAGCGCGTAGGGATCGAGGCGAACGGCGCCTACTGCTCGAGCCTGCTGCAGAAGCGCTACCCGGTCGCGGGATCCTGA
- a CDS encoding long-chain fatty acid--CoA ligase — protein MLGLMQDRPLTLTHVFHRAEQYFGHKNIVTALADGETSTTVAEWAVRVRRLATVLDTLGVSADGRVATFCWNTARHLELYLAAPCTGRVLHTLNIRLFPEQLVYIADHAEDEVVFVDRSLIPLLAPLADKLGTVRTFVVIDDGADAPIPDGWLDYEELLAAAEPFAGTFVVEDENTAAAMCYTSGTTGNPKGVVYSHRSAVLHSLITLTADAFGLSERDVVLPVVPMFHANAWGLPYGCLLAGATMVFPGPNMTPQAIVSMLERHRVTITGGVPTIWMGMLPLTEGRDLSALRQILCGGSAVPRALSESYREKVGIPITQAWGMTETSPIATMATPRSHHDALTEAERADIRARQGQPAPFVDIRLVDPDTGEVQPWDDVATGEIQAAGAWIAKEYYRGEGGGAQFTEDGWLRTGDVGTGDRYGFVRLVDRTKDLIKSGGEWIGSVELENEIMAHPKVAEAAVIAIPSEKWVERPLACVVVKPGETVTGEEIIEFLTPRVAKWWLPDAVEFIDEVPKTSVGKFSKKTLREKFGGYQVAGPTSHDGA, from the coding sequence ATGCTCGGCCTCATGCAGGATCGCCCCCTCACCCTCACCCACGTGTTCCACCGGGCCGAGCAGTACTTCGGGCACAAGAACATCGTCACCGCGCTCGCCGACGGCGAGACGAGCACGACCGTCGCGGAGTGGGCGGTGCGGGTCCGCAGGCTCGCGACCGTCCTCGACACCCTCGGTGTGTCGGCCGACGGGCGCGTCGCCACGTTCTGCTGGAACACCGCCCGCCACCTCGAGCTCTATCTCGCCGCGCCCTGCACCGGGCGGGTGCTGCACACGCTCAACATCCGACTGTTCCCCGAGCAGCTCGTCTACATCGCCGACCACGCCGAGGACGAGGTCGTCTTCGTCGACCGCTCGCTGATCCCGCTGCTCGCGCCGCTGGCCGACAAGCTGGGGACGGTCCGGACCTTCGTCGTGATCGACGACGGCGCCGACGCCCCGATCCCCGACGGCTGGCTCGACTACGAGGAGCTGCTCGCCGCGGCCGAGCCGTTCGCGGGCACGTTCGTCGTCGAGGACGAGAACACCGCTGCCGCCATGTGCTACACCTCCGGCACCACCGGCAACCCGAAGGGCGTGGTCTACAGCCACCGCTCGGCGGTGCTGCACTCGTTGATCACGCTGACCGCCGACGCGTTCGGCCTGTCCGAGCGCGACGTCGTGCTACCGGTGGTCCCGATGTTCCACGCGAACGCCTGGGGCCTGCCCTACGGCTGCCTGCTCGCCGGCGCGACGATGGTGTTCCCCGGCCCGAACATGACCCCGCAGGCGATCGTCTCGATGCTGGAGCGGCACCGCGTCACGATCACCGGAGGGGTCCCCACCATCTGGATGGGGATGCTGCCGCTGACGGAGGGCCGCGACCTGTCGGCGCTGCGCCAGATCCTGTGCGGCGGCTCGGCCGTGCCGCGGGCGCTCTCGGAGTCCTACCGCGAGAAGGTCGGCATCCCGATCACGCAGGCCTGGGGCATGACGGAGACCAGCCCGATCGCCACGATGGCCACCCCGCGCAGCCACCACGACGCGCTGACCGAGGCCGAGCGCGCCGACATCCGCGCGCGGCAGGGCCAGCCCGCGCCGTTCGTCGACATCCGGCTCGTCGATCCCGACACCGGCGAGGTCCAGCCCTGGGACGACGTCGCCACCGGCGAGATCCAGGCCGCCGGGGCGTGGATCGCGAAGGAGTACTACCGCGGCGAGGGCGGCGGGGCGCAGTTCACCGAGGACGGCTGGCTGCGCACCGGTGACGTCGGCACCGGCGACCGCTACGGCTTCGTCCGGCTCGTCGACCGCACCAAGGACCTCATCAAGTCCGGCGGCGAGTGGATCGGCTCGGTCGAGCTGGAGAACGAGATCATGGCGCACCCCAAGGTCGCCGAGGCCGCGGTGATCGCGATCCCGAGCGAGAAGTGGGTGGAACGCCCGCTCGCCTGCGTCGTGGTGAAGCCCGGGGAGACCGTCACCGGCGAGGAGATCATCGAGTTCCTCACCCCGCGCGTCGCGAAGTGGTGGCTGCCCGACGCGGTCGAGTTCATCGACGAGGTGCCGAAGACGAGCGTCGGCAAGTTCTCGAAGAAGACACTGCGCGAGAAGTTCGGCGGGTACCAGGTGGCCGGGCCGACCAGCCACGACGGGGCCTGA
- a CDS encoding GNAT family N-acetyltransferase, giving the protein MPHTWTTRTETDADIAGVREINLAAFGTAEEADLVDALRADPGWIPGLSLLSIDTDGTPVGHALLTRCHIGEVPALCLAPCAVLPAYQRTGAGSAAIEAGLAAARAAGERFVVVLGHPTYYPRFGFVRASAHGVSLSIEVPDEALMVLSLDGDPVPGGRVRYAAPFGI; this is encoded by the coding sequence GTGCCCCACACCTGGACCACCCGCACGGAGACCGACGCCGACATCGCGGGCGTCCGCGAGATCAACCTGGCGGCGTTCGGGACCGCCGAGGAGGCCGATCTCGTCGACGCCCTGCGCGCCGACCCGGGCTGGATCCCCGGGCTGTCGCTGCTCTCGATCGACACCGACGGCACACCGGTCGGCCACGCACTGCTGACCCGGTGCCACATCGGTGAGGTCCCCGCGCTGTGCCTGGCCCCGTGCGCGGTGCTGCCCGCGTACCAGCGGACCGGCGCCGGCTCGGCCGCGATCGAGGCCGGGCTGGCGGCGGCCCGGGCCGCGGGCGAGCGGTTCGTGGTGGTGCTGGGCCATCCGACGTACTACCCGCGCTTCGGCTTCGTGCGGGCCTCCGCACACGGCGTCTCGCTGTCGATCGAGGTGCCCGACGAGGCCCTGATGGTGCTGTCGCTCGACGGTGACCCGGTGCCGGGCGGGCGGGTCCGCTACGCGGCGCCGTTCGGCATCTGA